One region of Bosea sp. 29B genomic DNA includes:
- a CDS encoding response regulator transcription factor — MPTIALVDDDRNILTSVSIALEAEGYRIQTYTDGASALDGLKQNPPDLAIFDIKMPRMDGMELLRRLRQKSDLPVIFLTSKDEEIDELFGLKMGADDFIRKPFSQRLLVERVKAILRRAGAKDASAVVRTEDAKALERGLLRMDPERHTCTWKGEPVTLTVTEFLILQSLAQRPGVVKSRNALMDAAYDDEVYVDDRTIDSHIKRLRKKFNQVDVDFDMIETLYGVGYRFKET; from the coding sequence ATGCCAACCATTGCGCTGGTCGACGACGACCGCAACATCCTGACCTCGGTTTCGATCGCTTTGGAGGCCGAGGGCTATCGCATCCAGACCTATACGGACGGCGCCTCCGCCCTCGACGGGCTGAAGCAGAATCCGCCCGACCTCGCCATCTTCGACATCAAGATGCCGCGCATGGACGGGATGGAGCTGCTGCGCCGCCTGCGTCAGAAGTCGGACCTGCCGGTGATCTTCCTGACCTCGAAGGACGAGGAGATCGACGAGCTCTTCGGCTTGAAGATGGGCGCCGACGATTTCATCCGCAAACCGTTCTCGCAGCGCCTCCTGGTCGAGCGTGTCAAGGCGATCCTGCGCCGGGCCGGCGCCAAGGATGCGAGCGCGGTTGTTCGCACCGAGGATGCCAAGGCGCTGGAGCGTGGCTTGCTGCGGATGGATCCGGAGCGCCACACCTGCACCTGGAAGGGCGAGCCGGTGACGCTGACCGTCACCGAGTTCCTGATCCTGCAGTCGCTGGCGCAGCGCCCGGGCGTGGTCAAGAGCCGCAACGCCCTGATGGATGCGGCCTATGACGACGAGGTCTATGTCGACGACCGCACCATCGACAGCCACATCAAGCGCCTGCGCAAGAAGTTCAACCAGGTCGATGTCGATTTCGACATGATCGAGACGCTCTACGGCGTCGGCTACCGCTTCAAGGAGACCTGA
- a CDS encoding sensor histidine kinase, which produces MLRAVSGRAASSLTRRIVVLNLAGLVALLVGFLYLNQFREGLIEARVQSLLTQGEIIAGAIAASATVETDTIAIDPDKLLQMQAGESGAIAEDPLDFSINPEKVAPLLRRLVTPTKTRARIYDKDGMLTLDSRNLYSRGDILRLDLPRIGESDEPPLLERTWNLLRNRLGRADVPAYDDFANANGRSYTEVARALAGSPASVVRVNTRGETIVSVAVPVQRFRAVRGALLLSTQGGDIDAVIASERYAIFQVFAVAAGVMIILSVLLAGTIAEPIRKLADAAQRVRRGVKSREEIPDFSSRHDEIGHLSGSFREMTQALYNRMEAIERFAADVAHELKNPLTSLRSAVETLPLAKNEDSRSRLLAVIRHDVKRLDRLITDISDASRLDAELARDDAAPLDVAQLIEAVVSVQNQIRREGQPVVELAVDRRGQRPGADPFRVLGHDSRLGQVFVNLIENARSFSPADKPVRVKLSRVAGDVLITIEDDGPGIPPHALERIFERFYTDRPESGFGQNSGLGLSISRQIVEAHRGTVRAENRYASEQSEGGDKRLGARFIVRLPAAAQPA; this is translated from the coding sequence ATGCTGCGCGCCGTCTCGGGGCGGGCCGCGTCCAGCCTGACCCGGCGCATCGTCGTCCTCAATCTGGCCGGACTCGTCGCGCTGCTCGTCGGCTTCCTCTACCTCAACCAGTTCCGCGAGGGCCTGATCGAGGCGCGGGTGCAGAGCCTCCTGACCCAGGGCGAGATCATTGCCGGCGCCATCGCCGCCTCCGCCACGGTCGAGACCGACACGATCGCGATCGATCCCGACAAGCTCCTGCAGATGCAGGCCGGCGAGAGCGGCGCCATCGCCGAGGACCCGCTCGATTTCTCGATCAATCCGGAAAAGGTCGCTCCGCTGCTGCGCCGGCTGGTGACGCCGACCAAGACGCGCGCCCGCATCTACGACAAGGACGGGATGCTGACGCTGGACTCGCGCAATCTCTATTCGCGCGGCGACATCCTGCGGCTCGACCTGCCGCGCATCGGCGAGAGCGACGAGCCGCCCTTGCTCGAACGGACCTGGAACCTGCTGCGCAACCGACTCGGCCGCGCCGACGTGCCGGCCTATGACGATTTCGCCAATGCCAACGGCAGGTCCTACACCGAGGTCGCACGGGCGCTGGCCGGCTCGCCGGCGAGCGTGGTGCGCGTCAACACCCGCGGCGAGACCATCGTTTCGGTGGCGGTGCCGGTGCAGCGCTTCCGGGCCGTGCGCGGCGCGCTGCTGCTGTCGACCCAAGGCGGCGACATCGACGCCGTCATCGCCTCCGAGCGCTACGCCATCTTCCAGGTCTTCGCGGTTGCGGCCGGCGTGATGATCATCCTCTCGGTGCTGCTCGCCGGCACCATCGCCGAGCCGATCCGCAAGCTCGCCGACGCCGCTCAGCGGGTCCGCCGCGGCGTCAAGTCGCGCGAGGAGATCCCGGACTTCTCCAGCCGCCATGACGAGATCGGCCATCTCTCCGGTTCGTTCCGCGAGATGACCCAGGCGCTCTACAATCGCATGGAGGCGATCGAGCGCTTCGCCGCCGACGTCGCCCATGAACTGAAGAACCCGCTGACCTCGCTGCGCAGCGCCGTCGAGACCTTGCCGCTGGCGAAGAACGAGGATTCCCGCAGCCGCCTGCTCGCGGTGATTCGCCATGACGTGAAGCGGCTTGATCGGCTGATCACCGATATCTCCGATGCTTCGCGCCTCGATGCCGAGCTCGCCCGCGACGATGCGGCTCCACTCGACGTCGCCCAATTGATCGAGGCGGTCGTCTCGGTCCAGAATCAGATTCGCCGCGAGGGCCAGCCGGTCGTCGAGCTTGCGGTTGATCGGCGCGGCCAGCGCCCCGGTGCCGATCCCTTCCGCGTGCTCGGCCATGATTCCCGCCTCGGCCAGGTTTTCGTCAACCTGATCGAGAATGCCCGCTCCTTCTCGCCGGCCGACAAGCCGGTCAGGGTCAAGCTCTCGCGCGTCGCCGGCGACGTGCTGATCACCATCGAGGATGACGGCCCCGGCATTCCGCCGCATGCGTTGGAGCGGATCTTCGAGCGCTTCTACACCGACCGGCCCGAAAGCGGCTTCGGCCAGAATTCCGGCCTCGGCCTGTCGATCTCGCGCCAGATCGTCGAAGCCCATCGCGGCACGGTCCGGGCCGAGAACCGCTACGCCTCCGAGCAGTCGGAAGGCGGGGACAAGCGGCTCGGCGCCCGCTTCATCGTGCGGCTGCCGGCAGCGGCGCAGCCGGCATGA
- a CDS encoding HPr kinase/phosphatase C-terminal domain-containing protein: MSATPPLRLHASAVVIGEAGILIRGPSGAGKSSLALALIGLAQSQGRFARLIADDRTEIAVKAGRLLAAPVPPIEGLVERRGLGLTPEPHLAVAVLRLVIDCGTEPERMPEPEALVETIAGITLPRLSVLPRAGDERLILTALALFAGSD, from the coding sequence ATGAGCGCTACGCCCCCGCTTCGCCTGCATGCCAGCGCCGTCGTCATCGGCGAAGCCGGCATCCTGATCCGCGGCCCCTCCGGGGCCGGCAAATCCAGCCTGGCGCTGGCGCTAATTGGGCTGGCGCAGTCGCAAGGCCGCTTCGCCAGGCTGATCGCCGACGATCGCACTGAAATTGCCGTCAAGGCCGGCCGCCTCCTCGCTGCGCCGGTGCCGCCGATCGAGGGGCTGGTCGAGCGCCGCGGCCTCGGCCTGACGCCGGAGCCGCATCTAGCCGTCGCGGTGCTCCGGCTGGTGATCGATTGCGGCACCGAGCCCGAGCGCATGCCGGAACCGGAGGCGCTGGTCGAGACCATCGCCGGCATCACCTTGCCGCGGCTGTCCGTGCTGCCGAGGGCCGGCGACGAACGTCTGATCCTGACGGCGCTTGCGCTCTTCGCCGGCTCTGATTGA
- a CDS encoding PTS sugar transporter subunit IIA: MIGLVLVTHGHLATEFRAALEHVVGPQANLATIAIAPDDDMEGRRRDIIAAVEQVETGKGVIVLTDMFGGTPSNLAISVMEPGRIDVVAGINLPMLIKLASVREEKTLDEAVSSAQDAGRKYITVASRVLAGK, from the coding sequence ATGATCGGACTCGTGCTTGTTACGCATGGGCACCTGGCGACGGAATTCCGCGCCGCGCTCGAACATGTCGTTGGCCCGCAAGCCAACCTGGCAACCATCGCCATCGCGCCCGATGACGATATGGAAGGCCGTCGGCGCGACATCATCGCGGCGGTGGAGCAGGTCGAGACCGGCAAGGGCGTCATCGTCCTCACCGACATGTTCGGCGGCACGCCCTCCAATCTCGCCATCTCCGTGATGGAGCCGGGCCGGATCGATGTCGTTGCCGGCATCAACCTGCCGATGCTGATCAAGCTCGCCAGCGTGCGCGAGGAGAAGACCCTCGACGAGGCCGTCAGCAGCGCGCAGGATGCGGGCCGGAAATACATCACGGTGGCCAGCCGCGTGCTCGCGGGCAAATGA
- a CDS encoding HPr family phosphocarrier protein, whose product MREDEIRDEDCDCTEVEIPAGAVYGEFQIVNKKGLHARATAKFVQCAGQFDADITVSRCGETVGATSIMGILTLGAGIGSTITVVAKGADAKDALQALGALVADRFGEGE is encoded by the coding sequence ATGCGCGAAGACGAGATCCGCGACGAAGATTGCGATTGCACCGAGGTCGAGATTCCGGCCGGCGCCGTTTATGGCGAGTTCCAGATCGTCAACAAGAAGGGCCTGCACGCCCGCGCCACCGCGAAATTCGTGCAATGCGCCGGTCAGTTCGACGCTGACATCACCGTCTCCCGCTGCGGCGAGACGGTCGGCGCCACTTCGATCATGGGTATCCTGACGCTGGGCGCCGGCATCGGCTCGACCATCACCGTGGTCGCCAAGGGCGCCGACGCCAAGGACGCACTGCAGGCGCTGGGCGCGCTCGTCGCCGACAGGTTCGGCGAGGGCGAGTAG
- the ahcY gene encoding adenosylhomocysteinase, producing the protein MDWSLPVSKQDYVVKDISLADYGRKEINMAQDEMPGLMAIRAEHKGKAPLKGARIAGCLHMTIQTAVLIETLKDLGADVRWSSCNIFSTQDHAAAAIAATGTPVFAIKGETLEEYWEYVLRTATWGDGGTPNMILDDGGDLTMLIILGAEAEAGNAAFLDKPGNEEETIFFALIKRELKANPGWFTKTRAAIKGVSEETTTGVHRLYELAKAGRLPFPAINVNDSVTKSKFDNLYGCRESLVDAIRRGTDVMMSGKVAVVAGYGDVGKGSAASLRQAGCRVLVTEIDPICALQAAMEGYEVVTMEDAAPRADIFCTATGNLDVITVDHMRAMKHRAIVCNIGHFDSEIQVAGLKNFKWDNVKPQVDEIEFPDGKRIILLSEGRLVNLGNATGHPSFVMSCSFSNQTLAQIELWNHHSKYENKVYTLPKHLDEKVAALHLAKVGAKLTKLNDAQAKYIGVAQAGPFKPELYRY; encoded by the coding sequence ATCGATTGGAGCCTCCCCGTGTCGAAGCAGGATTACGTCGTCAAGGACATCAGCCTCGCGGATTACGGCCGCAAGGAAATCAACATGGCCCAGGACGAGATGCCGGGCCTGATGGCGATCCGCGCCGAGCACAAGGGCAAGGCCCCGCTCAAGGGCGCCCGCATCGCCGGCTGCCTGCACATGACCATCCAGACCGCCGTGCTGATCGAGACTCTCAAGGATCTCGGCGCGGACGTGCGCTGGTCCTCCTGCAACATCTTTTCGACCCAGGACCACGCTGCGGCCGCGATCGCCGCCACCGGCACCCCGGTCTTCGCCATCAAGGGCGAGACGCTGGAGGAGTACTGGGAGTACGTGCTGCGCACCGCGACCTGGGGCGACGGCGGCACCCCTAACATGATCCTCGACGATGGCGGCGACCTGACCATGCTGATCATCCTCGGCGCCGAGGCCGAGGCCGGCAACGCCGCCTTCCTCGACAAGCCGGGCAATGAGGAAGAGACGATCTTCTTCGCGCTGATCAAGCGCGAGCTGAAGGCCAATCCGGGCTGGTTCACCAAGACCCGCGCCGCGATCAAGGGCGTCTCCGAGGAGACGACCACCGGCGTGCACCGCCTCTATGAACTCGCCAAGGCGGGTCGCCTGCCCTTCCCGGCGATCAACGTCAACGACAGCGTCACCAAGTCGAAGTTCGACAACCTCTATGGCTGCCGCGAGTCGCTGGTCGACGCCATCCGCCGCGGCACCGACGTGATGATGTCGGGCAAGGTCGCGGTCGTCGCCGGCTATGGCGACGTCGGCAAGGGCTCGGCTGCCTCGCTGCGCCAGGCCGGCTGCCGCGTGCTCGTCACCGAGATCGACCCGATCTGCGCCCTGCAGGCGGCGATGGAAGGCTATGAGGTCGTCACGATGGAAGACGCCGCGCCGCGCGCCGACATCTTCTGCACCGCGACCGGCAACCTCGACGTCATCACCGTCGACCACATGCGCGCGATGAAGCACCGCGCCATCGTCTGCAACATCGGCCACTTCGACTCGGAGATTCAGGTCGCCGGCCTGAAGAACTTCAAGTGGGACAACGTCAAGCCGCAGGTCGATGAGATCGAGTTCCCCGACGGCAAGCGCATCATCCTGCTCTCGGAAGGCCGCCTGGTGAACCTCGGCAACGCGACCGGCCACCCGTCCTTCGTGATGTCCTGCTCGTTCTCGAACCAGACGCTTGCCCAGATCGAGCTCTGGAACCACCACAGCAAGTACGAGAACAAGGTCTACACCCTGCCCAAGCACCTCGACGAGAAGGTCGCGGCGCTGCACCTCGCCAAGGTCGGCGCCAAGCTGACCAAGCTCAACGATGCCCAGGCGAAGTATATCGGCGTCGCGCAGGCCGGCCCGTTCAAGCCTGAGCTCTATCGCTACTGA
- a CDS encoding PAS domain-containing sensor histidine kinase, with the protein MVRLLLPGLAGAAPVPALAQAEALLPLRADWLSTGGLSLIFVGLVVFATTTSILYVRERSRWTRREGELAAGLEAARGHQERLSALLATDRQVVLSWDGPKASPMVEGDSGFLGIGGPAPALAYGTWAPPAEAKRLELATEALKERGEAFSFTFKAKAGRFVDAEGRPVAGRAVIRLREVGGERARALALENELGKLATDHAALTTLLAGVPQPVWMRATDGRLSWVNAAYARAVEAADSQQAVTAGLDLFDRSEREAAAKARKDGRVFQLRAPVVMAGQRRIVDVLETPTPSGYAGIATDMSELEAVRADLQRQMDAHVRTLDRLKTGVAVFDASQRLVYRNSGYEALWSLDPGFLDSSPGDGEILDRLRTERRLPELGDYRTWKAQVHAAYTATRASEDWWYLPDGRTVHVVASPNPQGGVTYLFDDETERFTLESRFNALSRTQRETLDSLREGVAVFGSDGRLKLSNPAFAQLWKLSPERAAAAPHIDEVVALSRPLFPDDAVWTEIRSAVAGVRDAREDYRCHMERRDGTVLDCTAAPLPDGATLITFADVTAGVNVERALTERNEALERVSRLREEFVHHVSYELRSPLTNIIGFAQLLGEETVGALNDKQRDYTGHIVRSSGALLAIINDILDLASIDNGALALDLEEVDVAKSIAQAATGLQDRLTDSKLRLQVDIAPQTGPLRADPKRLRQILFNLLSNAIGFSQPGQTIRVSAGRFGGEIRITVADEGRGIPDEVKEKVFDRFESHSLGSRHRGVGLGLSMVRSIVELHGGRVELDSALGQGTRVTAVFPPEGMRISDAAE; encoded by the coding sequence GTGGTCCGCCTCCTTCTGCCCGGGCTTGCCGGCGCTGCGCCGGTTCCGGCTCTCGCACAGGCCGAGGCGCTGCTGCCCCTGCGGGCGGACTGGTTGAGCACTGGCGGTCTTTCCCTGATTTTCGTCGGCCTCGTCGTCTTCGCCACCACCACCTCGATCCTCTATGTCCGCGAGCGCTCGCGCTGGACCCGCCGGGAAGGCGAGCTCGCCGCCGGGCTGGAAGCGGCGCGCGGCCATCAGGAGCGGCTCAGTGCCTTGCTCGCGACAGACCGGCAGGTCGTGCTGAGCTGGGACGGGCCGAAAGCGAGCCCTATGGTCGAGGGCGATAGCGGCTTCCTTGGCATCGGCGGCCCCGCCCCGGCGCTGGCATACGGAACCTGGGCGCCGCCGGCGGAGGCTAAGCGCCTCGAGCTGGCGACCGAGGCCCTCAAGGAGCGCGGCGAGGCCTTCTCCTTCACCTTCAAGGCCAAGGCGGGGCGTTTCGTCGATGCGGAAGGCCGGCCCGTCGCCGGTCGCGCCGTGATCCGCCTGCGCGAGGTCGGCGGCGAACGGGCGCGGGCGCTGGCGTTGGAGAATGAGCTCGGCAAGCTCGCCACCGACCATGCCGCGCTCACGACCTTGCTCGCCGGTGTGCCTCAGCCGGTCTGGATGCGCGCGACCGATGGCCGCTTGAGCTGGGTCAACGCAGCCTATGCCCGCGCCGTCGAGGCCGCCGACAGCCAGCAGGCGGTCACGGCGGGGCTCGACCTGTTCGATCGCAGCGAGCGCGAGGCGGCGGCCAAGGCCCGCAAGGATGGGCGTGTCTTCCAGCTGCGCGCGCCCGTCGTGATGGCCGGCCAGCGCCGCATCGTCGACGTCCTGGAGACGCCGACGCCCTCCGGCTATGCCGGCATCGCCACCGATATGAGCGAGCTCGAGGCGGTCCGCGCCGACCTGCAGCGCCAGATGGACGCGCATGTGCGCACGCTCGACCGGCTGAAGACCGGCGTCGCCGTCTTCGATGCCTCGCAGCGCCTGGTCTATCGCAACAGCGGCTATGAGGCTCTCTGGTCGCTCGATCCGGGTTTCCTCGATTCAAGCCCAGGCGACGGCGAGATCCTCGACCGCCTGCGTACCGAGCGGCGCCTGCCCGAGCTCGGCGACTACCGCACCTGGAAGGCCCAGGTCCATGCTGCCTACACCGCGACGCGCGCCAGCGAGGATTGGTGGTATCTGCCCGACGGTCGCACCGTCCACGTCGTCGCCAGCCCGAACCCGCAGGGCGGCGTGACCTACCTCTTCGACGACGAGACCGAGCGCTTCACTCTGGAATCGCGCTTCAACGCGCTCTCGCGCACCCAGCGCGAGACGCTGGACTCGCTGCGCGAAGGCGTCGCCGTGTTCGGGTCGGACGGGCGCCTCAAGCTCTCCAACCCCGCCTTCGCCCAGCTCTGGAAGCTCTCGCCGGAGCGCGCCGCTGCGGCGCCGCATATCGACGAGGTCGTGGCCTTGAGCCGGCCGCTCTTCCCGGACGATGCCGTCTGGACCGAGATCCGCAGCGCGGTCGCCGGCGTGCGCGATGCGCGCGAGGATTATCGCTGCCATATGGAGCGCCGTGACGGCACGGTGCTCGACTGCACCGCCGCGCCTTTGCCGGATGGCGCGACGTTGATCACCTTCGCCGACGTCACCGCCGGCGTGAACGTCGAGCGGGCGCTGACCGAGCGCAACGAGGCGCTGGAGCGCGTCTCGCGGCTGCGCGAGGAGTTCGTCCACCACGTCTCCTATGAATTGCGCTCTCCGTTGACCAACATCATCGGCTTCGCGCAATTGCTCGGCGAGGAGACGGTCGGCGCGCTCAACGACAAGCAGCGTGACTATACCGGCCACATCGTCCGCTCCTCCGGGGCGCTGCTCGCCATCATCAACGACATCCTCGACCTCGCCTCGATCGACAATGGTGCGCTCGCGCTCGATCTCGAGGAGGTCGACGTCGCCAAGAGCATCGCCCAGGCCGCGACCGGGCTGCAGGACCGCCTCACCGACAGCAAGCTCAGGCTGCAGGTCGACATCGCCCCGCAGACCGGCCCGTTGCGCGCCGATCCCAAGCGCCTGCGCCAGATCCTGTTCAACCTGCTGTCCAACGCGATTGGCTTCTCGCAGCCCGGCCAGACGATCCGCGTCAGCGCCGGCCGCTTCGGCGGCGAGATCCGCATCACCGTCGCCGACGAGGGCCGCGGCATCCCCGACGAGGTCAAGGAAAAGGTGTTCGACCGCTTCGAGAGCCATTCGCTGGGGTCGCGCCATCGCGGCGTCGGGCTCGGCCTGTCGATGGTCCGTTCGATCGTCGAACTGCATGGCGGGCGCGTCGAGCTCGATTCGGCCCTGGGCCAGGGCACGCGCGTCACCGCCGTCTTTCCGCCTGAAGGCATGCGCATCTCGGACGCCGCTGAATGA
- the tsaE gene encoding tRNA (adenosine(37)-N6)-threonylcarbamoyltransferase complex ATPase subunit type 1 TsaE, with protein MSDEAARAGTHVVILPNEAATVRLAQDIADILKTGDIVALSGHLGAGKSLLARAMLRRLADDAALEAPSPTFTLVQSYDSPRGLLLHADLYRVRSPDELDDIGLIEDLDLAITIVEWPDRAGARLPAGRRLDIVLEVDPENPEQSRIATLSGGVLWRQRLALAIGARRLIDEAGWSEAKREFMLGDASSRAYERLIRPSGETAILMISPPRPDGPAIRQGKPYSAIAHLAETVDAFVAMDKALRSLGLSAPEVLAQDLVTGLLIIEDLGNEPVVGADGPIPDRYEAAARLLAELHRHALPTILPVAEARDHVLPDYDREALAIETELVLDWYAPHIAGVTLPAVTRSEFSRIWEKLFDELFETPATWTLRDYHSPNLLWLADRVGHARLGLIDFQDSVLGHPAYDLVSLGQDARVDVPAALELRLLAAYAGARRGTDPSFDVPRFARAYAILGAQRNTKIAGIFARLDRRDGKPGYLKHLPRIEAYLRRNLEQPALAELKAWYETYLPKLYAGQEKVEAKAEADSAEQDRPEPEQSEA; from the coding sequence ATGAGTGACGAAGCCGCGCGGGCGGGTACCCATGTCGTCATCCTGCCGAACGAGGCCGCGACGGTGCGGCTGGCGCAGGACATCGCCGACATCCTGAAGACCGGCGACATCGTCGCGCTCTCCGGCCATCTTGGTGCCGGCAAGTCGCTGCTGGCGCGGGCGATGCTGCGCCGCCTCGCCGATGATGCGGCGCTGGAGGCGCCGAGCCCGACCTTCACCTTGGTGCAGAGCTATGACAGCCCGCGCGGGCTCCTGCTCCATGCCGATCTCTACCGCGTCCGCAGCCCCGACGAGCTCGACGATATCGGCCTGATCGAGGACCTCGACCTCGCGATCACCATCGTCGAATGGCCTGACCGTGCCGGCGCGCGTTTGCCGGCAGGCCGCAGGCTCGACATCGTGCTGGAGGTCGATCCGGAGAACCCCGAGCAGAGCCGGATCGCGACGCTCTCGGGCGGCGTGCTCTGGCGCCAGCGGCTGGCGCTCGCGATCGGCGCGCGCCGCCTGATCGACGAAGCCGGCTGGAGTGAGGCGAAGCGCGAGTTCATGCTCGGCGATGCCTCCAGCCGTGCCTATGAGCGCTTGATCAGGCCGTCCGGCGAGACCGCGATCCTGATGATCTCGCCGCCGCGCCCGGATGGGCCGGCGATCCGCCAGGGCAAGCCCTACAGCGCCATCGCCCATCTCGCCGAGACCGTCGACGCCTTCGTCGCCATGGACAAGGCCCTGCGCTCGCTCGGTCTCTCGGCGCCGGAGGTCCTGGCGCAGGACCTCGTCACCGGCCTCTTGATCATCGAGGACCTCGGCAATGAGCCGGTGGTCGGCGCCGACGGGCCGATCCCCGATCGCTACGAGGCCGCGGCCCGCCTGCTCGCCGAGCTGCACCGGCATGCGCTGCCGACGATCCTGCCGGTCGCGGAGGCGCGCGACCATGTCCTGCCGGACTATGATCGCGAGGCGCTCGCCATCGAGACCGAGCTGGTGCTCGACTGGTATGCCCCGCATATCGCAGGCGTCACCCTGCCGGCAGTGACGCGGTCGGAGTTCAGCCGCATCTGGGAGAAGCTTTTCGACGAGCTCTTCGAGACGCCGGCGACCTGGACCTTGCGCGACTATCACTCGCCGAACCTGCTCTGGCTGGCCGATCGCGTCGGCCATGCCCGGCTCGGCCTGATCGACTTCCAGGACTCGGTGCTCGGCCACCCCGCCTATGACCTCGTCTCGCTCGGCCAGGACGCCCGCGTCGATGTGCCGGCGGCGCTGGAACTGCGCCTGCTCGCGGCCTATGCCGGCGCGCGGCGCGGCACCGATCCGAGCTTCGACGTCCCGCGGTTCGCCCGCGCCTATGCGATCCTCGGCGCCCAGCGCAACACCAAGATCGCCGGCATCTTCGCCCGGCTCGACCGGCGAGACGGCAAGCCGGGCTATCTCAAGCACCTGCCGCGGATCGAGGCTTACCTGCGCCGCAACCTCGAACAGCCAGCGCTCGCCGAGCTCAAGGCCTGGTACGAGACCTATCTGCCCAAGCTCTATGCCGGGCAGGAGAAGGTGGAGGCGAAGGCGGAGGCCGATTCCGCGGAACAGGACCGGCCCGAGCCCGAGCAGAGCGAGGCCTGA
- a CDS encoding SMP-30/gluconolactonase/LRE family protein has protein sequence MQPRMIDESRPALSRRRLLQVAGAGALVAAADTALAQAPAARPGPPSTITTPPRDFSRNGAPTTYFWDPDVLAVDPAFEGLAQPNAAIQRLWTGALWAEGPAWNAQGRYLVWSDIPNNRQLRWLEDDGRVSVFRTPSGNSNGNSFDFQGRQLSCEHLNRRVVRYELDGSVTILADKFDGKRLNSPNDIVQHPDGSYWFTDPPYGGQLYEGAPDAAGGPSNASGKLNPRLGQPPEIGFFKRELPTNCYRIDPSGRIDLVVTEQQVPDPNGLCFSPDYKKLYIASTGKGPGDTGPGGKGDIHVFDVGADNKLSNGKLFSDCMVDGVKCGPDGLRCDVQGNLWASSNAGRAVGYNGVLCFNPEAKLIGRIRLPEVCGNICFGGPKRNRLFMAASQSIYAVYLGTQGAGPG, from the coding sequence ATGCAGCCACGCATGATCGATGAATCACGTCCCGCCTTGTCACGCCGCCGCCTGTTGCAGGTCGCGGGGGCAGGAGCACTCGTAGCAGCCGCCGATACGGCTCTGGCGCAGGCTCCGGCCGCCCGGCCTGGGCCGCCGAGCACGATCACCACGCCGCCACGTGATTTCAGCCGCAACGGCGCGCCGACCACCTATTTCTGGGACCCTGACGTCCTCGCAGTCGATCCCGCCTTCGAGGGGCTGGCCCAACCCAATGCCGCGATCCAGCGGCTCTGGACCGGAGCACTCTGGGCGGAGGGGCCGGCCTGGAACGCGCAGGGGCGCTATCTGGTCTGGAGCGACATCCCCAACAACCGGCAATTGCGCTGGCTGGAGGACGATGGCCGCGTCAGCGTCTTCCGCACGCCGTCGGGCAACAGCAACGGCAACAGCTTCGACTTCCAGGGCAGGCAGCTCTCCTGTGAGCACCTGAACCGCCGCGTCGTGCGCTACGAGCTCGACGGCTCGGTGACGATCCTCGCCGACAAGTTTGACGGCAAGCGGCTGAATTCGCCCAACGACATCGTCCAGCATCCCGACGGCAGCTACTGGTTCACCGACCCACCCTATGGCGGCCAGCTCTATGAGGGCGCGCCGGACGCCGCGGGCGGGCCGAGCAATGCCAGCGGCAAGCTCAATCCGCGCCTCGGCCAGCCGCCCGAAATCGGCTTCTTCAAGCGGGAATTGCCGACGAACTGCTATCGCATCGATCCGAGCGGCCGGATCGACCTCGTCGTCACCGAGCAGCAGGTGCCCGATCCGAACGGCCTGTGCTTCTCGCCGGACTACAAGAAGCTCTACATCGCCTCGACCGGCAAAGGCCCGGGCGACACCGGCCCCGGCGGCAAGGGCGACATCCACGTCTTCGATGTCGGCGCCGACAACAAGCTCTCCAACGGCAAGCTGTTCTCGGACTGCATGGTCGACGGGGTGAAATGCGGGCCGGACGGCCTGCGCTGCGACGTGCAGGGCAATCTCTGGGCCTCCAGCAATGCCGGGCGTGCCGTCGGCTACAACGGCGTGCTCTGCTTCAACCCGGAGGCCAAGCTGATCGGCCGCATCCGCCTGCCGGAGGTCTGCGGCAACATCTGCTTCGGCGGCCCCAAGCGCAACCGCCTGTTCATGGCGGCGAGCCAATCGATCTATGCGGTCTATCTGGGCACGCAGGGCGCCGGACCGGGCTGA